A genomic window from Salvia hispanica cultivar TCC Black 2014 chromosome 5, UniMelb_Shisp_WGS_1.0, whole genome shotgun sequence includes:
- the LOC125189542 gene encoding uncharacterized protein LOC125189542, whose product MNITSINQSSKSFPLSGEFSSSHASSPAKSPLPHGLFGGFAPGVTPIPLKSDFSLIHFFKSLKLENKAARLSSPVKSPLARRDFRVPSARTPSSIEFSFSSERPPASSLPSRRRQQWRGGVASTPCLRNSPPRRVLLCVGASSASPANSPRRSPTSALRPAPASSVNLAAERRHRLLLPLSAATCSCSAEVFVLRRRSSVAQQPRPCCRRDPQLLRGSSSAPSTLAVARYKAVTWSLMG is encoded by the exons ATGAATATTACATCAATAAATCAGAGTTCGAAG AGTTTTCCACTCAGCGGCGAGTTCTCCTCTTCTCACGCCTCTTCTCCGGCGAAATCGCCTCTACCTCACGGCCTCTTCGGCGGTTTCGCGCCCGGGGTGACTCCAATCCCCCTCAAATCGGACTTCTCTCTCATTCACTTCTTCAAATCCCTAAAATTAGAGAACAAGGCAGCGCGCCTTTCCTCTCCGGTGAAATCGCCGCTAGCTCGACGGGATTTCAGAGTCCCGTCGGCGCGTACTCCTTCCTCCATCGAGTTCTCCTTCTCCAGCGAACGCCCTCCGGCGAGTTCTCTTCCCTCTAGGCGACGTCAGCAGTGGAGAGGAGGCGTCGCCTCAACTCCGTGCCTCCGTAACTCGCCGCCTCGCCGGGTGCTGCTCTGTGTCGGCGCCTCCTCTGCGTCGCCGGCGAATTCGCCTCGGCGTTCTCCGACGAGCGCTCTTCGTCCAGCGCCGGCGTCCTCGGTGAACCTAGCGGCAGAGAGGAGGCATCGCCTCCTCCTCCCTCTCTCAGCCGCGACCTGCAGCTGCTCCGCGGAGGTTTTCGTTCTCCGTCGACGCTCTTCCGTCGCCCAGCAGCCTCGTCCCTGCTGCCGCCGTGATCCGCAGCTTCTCCGCGGAAGTTCTTCGGCTCCGTCGACACTCGCCGTCGCCCG GTACAAGGCTGTAACTTGGAGCCTCATGGGCTGA
- the LOC125190385 gene encoding putative chloride channel-like protein CLC-g isoform X1 encodes MNSMSSTIPLLDPDEQGVPPLFLRRSASNTTSQLAIVGSSLCPIESLDYEIIENDFVRPDWRSRELIEICQYTLMKWILCLLIGHIVGLLGFFINLAVENLAGLKFVVTSNMMLAREFMMAFLIFSSSNLGLTLFASLITAFVAPEAAGSGIPEVKAYLNGVDAPAIFSLRTLIVKIVGSICAVSSSLNVGKAGPMVHCGACIAALLGQGGSKKFGLTWKWLRFFKNDRDRRDLVTCGSAAGIAAAFRAPVGGVLFSLEEMASWWRGALLWRTFFTTAVVAIVLRALIDLCLSGQCGLFGKGGLIMYDVTSVDTTYHIWDVPPVLLLALGGGILGSVYNCLLNTVLKTYNVINKKGVALRILLACSLSIFTSCVLFGLPWLASCRPCPSDPSEPCPTIGRSGNYKKFQCPPGYYNDLASLFFNTNDDAIKNLFSKGTDSEFQHSSMLIFFAACFFLSIFSYGIVAPTGLFVPVIVTGAAYGRFVGMLFGSKSNLNHGLFAVLGSASLLGGSMRTTVSLCVIVLELTNNLLLLPLIMIVLLISKSVADVFNENVYDLIMMLKGLPYLEDYAEPYMRQLTVGDVVTGPLQIFHGFEKVSNVVHILRTTRHNGFPVIDEPPFSESPVLYGLILRAHLLTLLRSKAFSRTPSPVSQDTIALFSADDFAKKGLGHDDRIEDLALSDEEMEMYIDLHPFANTSPYTVVETMSLGKALMLFRQVGLRHLLVIPRFSGQRHPVVGILTRHDFRPEHVLDLHPLLANSRWKRLRLRFPQLRKLV; translated from the exons ATGAATAGCATGTCTTCGACCATCCCGCTGCTGGACCCCGATGAGCAGGGCGTACCACCGCTCTTCCTCCGCCGCTCCGCCTCCAACACCACCTCACAACTCGCCATTGTCGGCTCCAGTCTCTGCCCCATCGAAAGCCTCGACTATGA GATTATAGAGAATGATTTTGTGAGGCCTGACTGGCGAAGTAGGGAATTGATTGAGATATGCCAATACACATTGATGAAATGGATACTGTGCCTTCTAATTGGCCATATTGTCGGTCTACTTGGATTCTTCATCAACCTCGCTGTGGAAAATCTAGCTGGTCTCAAGTTTGTTGTCACCTCCAACATGATGCTCGCCAGAGA GTTCATGATGGCTTTCCTCATTTTTTCATCTTCAAATCTAGGCTTGACATTGTTTGCAAGTTTGATCACTGCTTTTGTAGCCCCTGAGGCGGCTGGCTCAGGTATACCGGAGGTTAAGGCTTATTTGAATGGTGTAGATGCTCCCGCAATATTTTCACTCCGGACTCTGATTGTCAag ATAGTTGGAAGCATATGTGCTGTGTCATCATCGCTAAATGTTGGAAAGGCGGGGCCAATGGTTCACTGTGGCGCTTGCATAGCTGCATTGCTGGGTCAGGGTGGATCGAAGAAGTTTGGATTAACCTGGAAGTGGTTGcggttttttaaaaatgaccGTGACAGGAGAGATCTTGTTACTTGTGGATCTGCTGCGGGTATAGCAGCTGCTTTTCGTGCTCCAGTTGGTGGTGTGCTGTTTTCTCTTGAAGAAATGGCATCTTG GTGGAGAGGCGCTCTGTTATGGAGAACTTTCTTTACTACAGCTGTTGTTGCTATAGTTCTCAGAGCTCTGATTGATCTCTGTTTGAGTGGTCAGTGTGGCCTATTTGGAAAGGGGGGGCTTATAATGTATGATGTCACGTCGGTAGATACTACCTATCACATCTGGGATGTACCTCCAGTTCTTCTTCTTGCATTGGGAGGTGGCATATTAGGAAGCGTATACAACTGCCTGCTCAATACAGTTCTCAAAACTTACAATGTAATTAACAA GAAAGGAGTTGCTTTAAGAATCCTGTTGGCTTGTTCTTTATCAATCTTCACTTCTTGTGTTCTATTTGGACTACCATGGCTCGCCTCCTGCCGTCCGTGTCCATCTGATCCATCAGAACCCTGCCCTACAATTGGCCGTTCAGGGAATTATAAAAAGTTCCAGTGTCCTCCTGGTTACTACAATGATCTTGCTAGCCTCTTTTTTAACACTAATGACGATGCAATCAAAAACCTCTTCAGCAAAGGCACCGACTCTGAGTTTCAACATTCATCAATGCTCATCTTCTTTGCTGCCTGTTTCTTTCTCAGCATTTTCAGTTATGGCATTGTTGCTCCGACAGGCTTATTTGTGCCGGTCATCGTAACCGGTGCTGCTTATGGGCGTTTTGTTGGAATGTTATTCggttcaaaatcaaatctaaaCCACGGACTCTTTGCAGTTCTTGGTTCTGCCTCCCTTCTTGGCGGATCAATGAGAACGACTGTTTCTTTGTGCGTCATCGTTCTTGAGTTGACCAATAACCTATTGCTGCTGCCACTTATAATGATAGTTCTTCTCATATCGAAGAGTGTGGCAGACGTCTTCAATGAAAATGTATACGACCTCATAATGATGTTGAAGGGATTACCTTACTTGGAAGATTATGCTGAGCCATATATGAGGCAATTAACAGTTGGGGATGTTGTTACAGGCCCGCTACAGATCTTTCATGGCTTCGAAAAGGTTTCTAATGTTGTGCACATTCTCAGAACCACGCGACATAATGGGTTTCCTGTGATAGACGAACCCCCATTCTCCGAGTCCCCTGTCTTATATGGTTTAATTCTCCGAGCACATCTTCTCACCTTGTTGAGATCAAAAGCTTTCTCACGAACTCCATCACCTGTTAGCCAAGATACTATTGCTCTCTTTTCAGCTGATGATTTTGCAAAGAAGGGTTTGGGCCATGATGATAGAATTGAAGATCTTGCATTGTCTGATGAAGAGATGGAGATGTACATAGATTTGCACCCATTTGCTAACACATCACCTTACACCGTCGTGGAGACAATGTCGTTAGGAAAAGCGCTGATGCTTTTCCGCCAAGTTGGCTTGAGGCACCTGCTGGTCATTCCGAGGTTTTCCGGG CAGAGACATCCAGTTGTGGGTATTTTGACAAGGCACGACTTCAGGCCGGAACACGTCCTGGATCTGCATCCGCTTCTGGCAAACAGCAGGTGGAAAAGATTGAGATTACGATTCCCTCAACTAAGGAAGCTCGTTTGA
- the LOC125186599 gene encoding uncharacterized protein LOC125186599, with protein MSSWIPSLFNPFTDDDNNLNPPEHSSPPKSPAAGARDDLSAVFRGVAAFLAPPPAATASSSEAIDGIKSDLAEIQGTFRSGLSLISSKITSNLLQLQNQISDGDGNDGVEEEGEEEDDDEEDGLGISEEILEFVLKISRRPELWTDFPLSMPEIDFQLSNYQKEHAENIDHLVPDFEMLRQKLCSQMSKEKFWLIYFILLLPRLNEEDLKLLSTPQVAEARETLLKQLQNKNAQETSGNPDSSDAKDASSETVNPTQPSETVEEPEPESESESVSGHQPEEVEAGPSADAHKQSPNEEDVSFSDLEDEENDDPSDKLSARRASTSEKAWVQLDENSGSQGSKPNASHNVSKDKESEGEDSNDWLTVDDTDFDNLGAV; from the exons atgtCATCTTGGATCCCTTCACTCTTCAATCCCTTCACCGACGACGACAATAATCTCAATCCACCCGAGCATTCCTCACCCCCAAAAAGCCCTGCTGCCGGCGCTAGGGATGATCTCTCAGCCGTGTTCCGCGGTGTCGCCGCCTTTCTCGCGCCTCCCCCGGCGGCGACTGCCTCCTCATCTGAGGCAATCGATGGGATTAAAAGTGATTTGGCTGAAATCCAGGGCACATTCAGATCAGGGCTATCGCTAATCTCGTCGAAGATTACTTCGAATCTACTGCAGCTACAGAATCAAATCAGTGATGGAGATGGGAATGATGGCGTGGAAGAAGAGGGGGAAGAGGAAGATGACGATGAGGAAGATGGATTGGGGATTAGTGAAGAGATTTTGgaatttgttttgaaaatcTCGAGGCGGCCGGAGCTGTGGACTGATTTCCCCCTTTCCATGCCTGAAATtg ATTTTCAATTGTCAAATTATCAGAAAGAGCATGCGGAAAATATTGACCATTTGGTACCTGACTTTGAGATGCTGAGGCAGAAACTATGCAGTCAAATGAGCAAGGAGAAGTTTTGGcttatatactttattctaCTTCTTCCCAGGTTGAATGAAGAAGATCTGAAGCTTCTCTCGACTCCACAG GTTGCTGAAGCAAGGGAGACACTTTTGAAGCAActtcaaaataagaatgcTCAAGAAACCTCCGGAAACCCTGACTCATCTGATGCTAAGGATGCATCATCTGAGACTGTAAATCCAACTCAACCCAGCGAGACTGTTGAAGAGCCTGAACCTGAATCTGAATCTGAATCTGTATCTGGTCATCAGCCAGAGGAAGTTGAGGCAGGCCCGTCCGCTGATGCTCACAAGCAATCTCCAAACGAGGAGGATGTTTCATTTAGCGATCTTGAAGACGAGGAAAATGATGATCCGTCAGATAAGCTATCAGCACGTAGAGCATCAACGAGCGAAAAAGCTTGGGTTCAACTGGATGAGAACTCGGGATCTCAGGGTTCTAAGCCAAACGCAAGCCACAATGTTTCAAAGGATAAAGAATCAGAAGGTGAGGATTCGAACGATTGGCTCACTGTTGATGATACCGATTTCGACAATTTGGGAGCAGTGTGA
- the LOC125190385 gene encoding putative chloride channel-like protein CLC-g isoform X2 gives MNSMSSTIPLLDPDEQGVPPLFLRRSASNTTSQLAIVGSSLCPIESLDYEIIENDFVRPDWRSRELIEICQYTLMKWILCLLIGHIVGLLGFFINLAVENLAGLKFVVTSNMMLAREFMMAFLIFSSSNLGLTLFASLITAFVAPEAAGSGIPEVKAYLNGVDAPAIFSLRTLIVKIVGSICAVSSSLNVGKAGPMVHCGACIAALLGQGGSKKFGLTWKWLRFFKNDRDRRDLVTCGSAAGIAAAFRAPVGGVLFSLEEMASWWRGALLWRTFFTTAVVAIVLRALIDLCLSGQCGLFGKGGLIMYDVTSVDTTYHIWDVPPVLLLALGGGILGSVYNCLLNTVLKTYNVINKKGVALRILLACSLSIFTSCVLFGLPWLASCRPCPSDPSEPCPTIGRSGNYKKFQCPPGYYNDLASLFFNTNDDAIKNLFSKGTDSEFQHSSMLIFFAACFFLSIFSYGIVAPTGLFVPVIVTGAAYGRFVGMLFGSKSNLNHGLFAVLGSASLLGGSMRTTVSLCVIVLELTNNLLLLPLIMIVLLISKSVADVFNENVYDLIMMLKGLPYLEDYAEPYMRQLTVGDVVTGPLQIFHGFEKVSNVVHILRTTRHNGFPVIDEPPFSESPVLYGLILRAHLLTLLRSKAFSRTPSPVSQDTIALFSADDFAKKGLGHDDRIEDLALSDEEMEMYIDLHPFANTSPYTVVETMSLGKALMLFRQVGLRHLLVIPRFSGRHPVVGILTRHDFRPEHVLDLHPLLANSRWKRLRLRFPQLRKLV, from the exons ATGAATAGCATGTCTTCGACCATCCCGCTGCTGGACCCCGATGAGCAGGGCGTACCACCGCTCTTCCTCCGCCGCTCCGCCTCCAACACCACCTCACAACTCGCCATTGTCGGCTCCAGTCTCTGCCCCATCGAAAGCCTCGACTATGA GATTATAGAGAATGATTTTGTGAGGCCTGACTGGCGAAGTAGGGAATTGATTGAGATATGCCAATACACATTGATGAAATGGATACTGTGCCTTCTAATTGGCCATATTGTCGGTCTACTTGGATTCTTCATCAACCTCGCTGTGGAAAATCTAGCTGGTCTCAAGTTTGTTGTCACCTCCAACATGATGCTCGCCAGAGA GTTCATGATGGCTTTCCTCATTTTTTCATCTTCAAATCTAGGCTTGACATTGTTTGCAAGTTTGATCACTGCTTTTGTAGCCCCTGAGGCGGCTGGCTCAGGTATACCGGAGGTTAAGGCTTATTTGAATGGTGTAGATGCTCCCGCAATATTTTCACTCCGGACTCTGATTGTCAag ATAGTTGGAAGCATATGTGCTGTGTCATCATCGCTAAATGTTGGAAAGGCGGGGCCAATGGTTCACTGTGGCGCTTGCATAGCTGCATTGCTGGGTCAGGGTGGATCGAAGAAGTTTGGATTAACCTGGAAGTGGTTGcggttttttaaaaatgaccGTGACAGGAGAGATCTTGTTACTTGTGGATCTGCTGCGGGTATAGCAGCTGCTTTTCGTGCTCCAGTTGGTGGTGTGCTGTTTTCTCTTGAAGAAATGGCATCTTG GTGGAGAGGCGCTCTGTTATGGAGAACTTTCTTTACTACAGCTGTTGTTGCTATAGTTCTCAGAGCTCTGATTGATCTCTGTTTGAGTGGTCAGTGTGGCCTATTTGGAAAGGGGGGGCTTATAATGTATGATGTCACGTCGGTAGATACTACCTATCACATCTGGGATGTACCTCCAGTTCTTCTTCTTGCATTGGGAGGTGGCATATTAGGAAGCGTATACAACTGCCTGCTCAATACAGTTCTCAAAACTTACAATGTAATTAACAA GAAAGGAGTTGCTTTAAGAATCCTGTTGGCTTGTTCTTTATCAATCTTCACTTCTTGTGTTCTATTTGGACTACCATGGCTCGCCTCCTGCCGTCCGTGTCCATCTGATCCATCAGAACCCTGCCCTACAATTGGCCGTTCAGGGAATTATAAAAAGTTCCAGTGTCCTCCTGGTTACTACAATGATCTTGCTAGCCTCTTTTTTAACACTAATGACGATGCAATCAAAAACCTCTTCAGCAAAGGCACCGACTCTGAGTTTCAACATTCATCAATGCTCATCTTCTTTGCTGCCTGTTTCTTTCTCAGCATTTTCAGTTATGGCATTGTTGCTCCGACAGGCTTATTTGTGCCGGTCATCGTAACCGGTGCTGCTTATGGGCGTTTTGTTGGAATGTTATTCggttcaaaatcaaatctaaaCCACGGACTCTTTGCAGTTCTTGGTTCTGCCTCCCTTCTTGGCGGATCAATGAGAACGACTGTTTCTTTGTGCGTCATCGTTCTTGAGTTGACCAATAACCTATTGCTGCTGCCACTTATAATGATAGTTCTTCTCATATCGAAGAGTGTGGCAGACGTCTTCAATGAAAATGTATACGACCTCATAATGATGTTGAAGGGATTACCTTACTTGGAAGATTATGCTGAGCCATATATGAGGCAATTAACAGTTGGGGATGTTGTTACAGGCCCGCTACAGATCTTTCATGGCTTCGAAAAGGTTTCTAATGTTGTGCACATTCTCAGAACCACGCGACATAATGGGTTTCCTGTGATAGACGAACCCCCATTCTCCGAGTCCCCTGTCTTATATGGTTTAATTCTCCGAGCACATCTTCTCACCTTGTTGAGATCAAAAGCTTTCTCACGAACTCCATCACCTGTTAGCCAAGATACTATTGCTCTCTTTTCAGCTGATGATTTTGCAAAGAAGGGTTTGGGCCATGATGATAGAATTGAAGATCTTGCATTGTCTGATGAAGAGATGGAGATGTACATAGATTTGCACCCATTTGCTAACACATCACCTTACACCGTCGTGGAGACAATGTCGTTAGGAAAAGCGCTGATGCTTTTCCGCCAAGTTGGCTTGAGGCACCTGCTGGTCATTCCGAGGTTTTCCGGG AGACATCCAGTTGTGGGTATTTTGACAAGGCACGACTTCAGGCCGGAACACGTCCTGGATCTGCATCCGCTTCTGGCAAACAGCAGGTGGAAAAGATTGAGATTACGATTCCCTCAACTAAGGAAGCTCGTTTGA
- the LOC125191332 gene encoding 36.4 kDa proline-rich protein-like, with protein MASFKILSLLLLSILSISSADVLQPDCGSCSQPTPAVDPKQPLPPVDVPKLPVPPVAVPKLPVPPVTVPKLPVPPVAVPKLPVPPVAVPKLPVPPVAVPKLPVPPVAVPKLPVPPVAVPKLPVPPVAVPKLPVPPVAVPKLPVPPVAVPKLPVPPVAVPKLPVPPVAVPKLPLPPVAVPKLPLPPVAVPKLPLPPVTETPKGKSGCPPPPKKGKEETCPIDTLKLGACVDLLGGLVHVVVGDPAVNECCPIISGLAEIEAAACLCTTLKLKALNLKIFVPLALELLVTCGKTPPPGYTCSL; from the coding sequence ATGGCTTCCTTCAAGATCTTatctctcctcctcctctccatCCTCTCCATTTCCTCCGCCGACGTCCTCCAACCCGACTGTGGTTCCTGCTCCCAACCCACCCCCGCCGTCGACCCCAAACAGCCCCTGCCCCCCGTCGACGTCCCCAAGCTGCCCGTCCCACCAGTAGCAGTGCCCAAACTGCCCGTCCCACCTGTCACAGTCCCCAAGCTGCCCGTCCCACCAGTTGCAGTCCCTAAACTGCCCGTGCCACCAGTAGCAGTCCCCAAGTTGCCCGTACCACCTGTCGCAGTGCCTAAACTGCCAGTGCCACCAGTAGCAGTCCCCAAGCTGCCCGTACCACCTGTCGCAGTGCCTAAACTGCCAGTGCCACCAGTAGCAGTCCCCAAGCTGCCCGTGCCACCGGTAGCAGTACCTAAACTGCCCGTACCACCGGTAGCAGTACCTAAACTGCCCGTACCACCGGTAGCAGTACCTAAACTGCCCGTGCCACCGGTAGCTGTCCCTAAACTACCCCTGCCTCCAGTAGCGGTCCCCAAATTGCCCCTGCCTCCGGTTGCAGTGCCCAAACTGCCCCTGCCGCCGGTAACGGAGACACCAAAGGGCAAGAGTGGATGCCCGCCGCCACCGAAAAAAGGTAAGGAAGAGACCTGTCCCATCGACACATTGAAGCTAGGAGCATGCGTGGACCTTCTAGGAGGGCTTGTGCACGTAGTGGTGGGAGACCCCGCCGTGAACGAGTGCTGCCCCATCATCTCCGGCCTCGCCGAGATCGAAGCCGCTGCCTGCCTCTGCACCACCCTCAAGCTCAAGGCCCTCAACCTCAAAATCTTCGTTCCCTTAGCTCTCGAGCTCCTCGTCACCTGCGGCAAGACCCCGCCACCCGGCTACACTTGCTCCCTCTAA